One genomic window of Legionella jordanis includes the following:
- a CDS encoding DUF4785 domain-containing protein translates to MMKLQRLMFLSILWFGQSQAMTLPSEPVIPYDCKICEELSHEQLSHSWAIEAKSLKKNESNRQISRKYQKTASLKDLENGVTITTQGPSAVIRISTTAKHNKSPQFFILNSKGEQFSLSEASTLFAKENALSRTAFADELLAFELKPELGAGKFVLKASKGQLQLDSAYQIHVYDRNASTYLTVETNKTRYHYGEQLSVLIRLIDEDLNYPIDDISAYLLSPYGEPISLNLEQIENNLYLAKFDLLSDKDSHGENWYVDVQTTTIVNNTEIIRHGHTAFSYVIPSSAIREIKAKNTYEFSAKLEVATGSRYALEAVLFGRDANGAYQPFAAVQSASWFAAGVHNFDFSFDSNLKSDYKPPYFIGYLRLIDFGQLKPVYEYSEPIAITALG, encoded by the coding sequence ATGATGAAGTTACAGCGCTTAATGTTTTTATCTATCCTCTGGTTTGGCCAATCCCAGGCAATGACTTTGCCCTCTGAACCTGTCATTCCTTATGATTGTAAAATCTGTGAAGAATTATCCCACGAACAACTAAGTCACAGCTGGGCAATTGAGGCCAAATCACTGAAGAAAAATGAGAGTAATCGACAAATCAGTCGAAAATACCAAAAAACGGCCAGCCTTAAAGATCTAGAAAACGGAGTCACGATCACCACTCAAGGTCCCAGCGCAGTAATTCGAATATCTACAACTGCTAAACACAATAAATCACCGCAATTTTTTATTCTGAATAGCAAAGGCGAACAATTCAGTCTAAGTGAAGCTTCCACTCTGTTTGCTAAAGAAAATGCCTTGAGTCGAACTGCTTTTGCCGATGAACTTCTTGCTTTTGAGTTAAAACCCGAATTAGGAGCTGGAAAATTTGTCCTCAAAGCCTCTAAGGGTCAGTTGCAATTGGATTCAGCTTATCAAATTCATGTTTATGATCGTAATGCCAGCACTTACTTAACGGTTGAAACGAATAAGACGCGTTATCATTATGGCGAGCAGCTCAGTGTACTGATCCGTTTAATTGATGAAGATTTAAATTATCCCATTGATGACATTTCAGCCTATCTGTTAAGCCCTTATGGGGAACCCATATCGCTTAATCTGGAGCAAATTGAAAATAATCTATATCTTGCTAAATTTGATTTACTCTCTGATAAGGACAGCCATGGTGAAAATTGGTATGTGGATGTGCAAACAACGACTATCGTCAACAACACCGAGATTATTCGGCATGGTCACACCGCATTCTCCTATGTGATTCCATCATCAGCTATTCGCGAAATTAAAGCCAAAAACACCTATGAATTTTCTGCCAAACTCGAGGTAGCAACCGGCAGTCGTTATGCGCTTGAAGCGGTGCTCTTTGGCCGTGATGCAAATGGGGCTTACCAGCCTTTTGCCGCAGTGCAGTCAGCCTCCTGGTTTGCAGCTGGGGTGCACAATTTTGATTTTTCATTTGATTCAAACCTTAAAAGTGATTATAAACCTCCCTACTTTATAGGCTATTTGCGCTTGATTGATTTTGGCCAACTTAAACCTGTGTACGAATACAGTGAGCCAATCGCAATCACTGCTCTAGGATAA
- a CDS encoding DNA recombination protein RmuC, with the protein MINFADFSWLEGITLLFVLQALIGIWVIFSQRSLRARIEDEAEKTQQLIITQLHQLQLDVQQAYQTSQQQILEKITQGQLLTQQLIGETVQRNMLDVREQINHSFKQHAGSLTSHLQTLTEEIRNHLHSLTQQVNHKLTEGFEKTSSTFTDVVRRLTIIDEAQKKITELSTHVVSLQDVLVDKRARGAFGEVQLATLIANVLPSSHYRMQHTLSNQKRADCILFLPEPTGNVVIDAKFPLETFQKIMATDATSVERKSLQQQFRQDLQKHIKDIAEKYIIPNETADGAVMFIPAEAIFAEIHANYPEVVALSQRLKVWLVSPSTLMAVLTTAKAVLKDDETRKHVHVIQKHLQALAEDFQRFEKRMDKLTKHIDQAQQDVSEVNTSAKKITQRFQKIESVELDLQDLEKIPALED; encoded by the coding sequence ATGATTAATTTTGCAGATTTTTCCTGGCTTGAAGGCATCACTTTGCTGTTTGTCCTTCAAGCTCTTATTGGGATTTGGGTAATTTTTAGCCAGAGGAGTCTCCGTGCACGCATTGAAGATGAAGCGGAAAAGACTCAGCAATTGATTATTACGCAATTGCATCAATTGCAACTTGATGTGCAACAAGCTTATCAGACAAGCCAACAGCAGATTCTCGAAAAAATCACTCAAGGCCAATTGTTGACTCAACAGTTAATCGGTGAGACCGTTCAGCGGAATATGTTGGATGTGCGCGAGCAAATCAATCATAGCTTTAAACAACATGCCGGTTCTTTAACCTCTCATTTGCAAACATTGACTGAAGAGATTCGCAACCATTTACACAGCTTAACTCAACAAGTAAATCATAAATTGACTGAAGGTTTTGAAAAAACATCCTCGACCTTTACCGACGTAGTCAGACGTTTGACCATTATTGATGAGGCTCAGAAAAAAATTACGGAATTGTCAACCCATGTAGTCAGTTTGCAAGATGTTTTGGTGGATAAGCGGGCACGGGGTGCCTTTGGTGAAGTGCAATTAGCCACCTTAATTGCCAATGTATTACCAAGCAGCCATTATCGAATGCAGCATACACTCAGCAATCAGAAACGCGCTGACTGCATCCTGTTTTTGCCCGAGCCCACAGGTAATGTGGTTATCGATGCCAAGTTCCCCCTTGAAACGTTTCAAAAAATCATGGCTACTGATGCAACCTCAGTGGAACGAAAAAGTTTGCAGCAACAATTTCGTCAGGATTTACAAAAACACATTAAAGACATTGCTGAAAAATACATCATTCCAAACGAGACAGCGGATGGTGCTGTGATGTTCATCCCCGCGGAAGCCATCTTTGCTGAAATTCATGCCAATTACCCTGAAGTCGTGGCGCTTTCCCAACGACTAAAGGTGTGGCTGGTCTCACCCAGTACCCTCATGGCCGTGTTAACCACTGCAAAAGCAGTATTAAAAGACGATGAGACGCGAAAACACGTCCATGTAATTCAAAAGCACCTTCAAGCTTTGGCTGAAGATTTTCAACGCTTTGAAAAAAGAATGGATAAGCTGACAAAGCACATTGACCAAGCACAACAAGATGTGAGTGAAGTAAATACTTCTGCCAAAAAGATCACTCAGAGATTTCAAAAAATTGAGTCAGTCGAACTGGACTTGCAAGATCTTGAAAAGATTCCTGCTTTGGAAGATTAG
- a CDS encoding PspC domain-containing protein gives MKQLSRQNRKLYRSRKEKMIAGVCGGMAEYFGIDPTFVRLLFVVCVLLGGSAILAYLILWLVVPLEPEIIP, from the coding sequence ATGAAACAATTATCGCGGCAAAATCGAAAACTGTATCGCTCTCGCAAAGAAAAAATGATTGCGGGGGTTTGTGGCGGCATGGCGGAATATTTTGGCATTGATCCCACTTTTGTCCGACTGTTGTTTGTCGTTTGCGTGCTTTTAGGTGGGTCAGCCATCCTGGCTTATTTAATTTTATGGCTGGTAGTCCCTCTTGAACCTGAAATCATCCCTTAA
- the potA gene encoding spermidine/putrescine ABC transporter ATP-binding protein PotA: MALIEIKQLSKSYHAAKILDDINLSVYNGEFLTLLGPSGCGKTTLLRLISGFEQPSSGNIYINGQCVNALPPQKRDVHTVFQSYALFPHLSVFENVAFALRCKGVDEDEIEKRVQETLRLVQLEAFSARNIKQLSGGQQQRVAIARAIINRPQVLLLDEPLSSLDYRLRKAMQYELKQLQKTLNMTFIFVTHDQEEALSMSDRIVIFNHGHIEQIGTPREVYETPKNLYVAKFIGEANIFDVEVLEADDQTLVTAIESIRLHCKNTQHYKAGDKLHLMVRPEDIRVWSLYEVSESNEMLPGKIIDIVYKGSTVDLKVELASGKVINASEFFDEDDDKLEYSLNEIVWVQWLAGWEVLLPFEENNN, translated from the coding sequence ATGGCACTAATAGAAATTAAACAACTGTCTAAATCATACCATGCAGCCAAAATTCTGGATGATATTAATTTATCAGTCTATAACGGCGAATTCCTAACTTTGCTAGGGCCGTCAGGCTGCGGCAAGACAACTCTTTTACGTTTGATTTCTGGTTTTGAACAGCCCAGCTCAGGTAATATTTACATTAATGGACAATGCGTTAATGCCCTTCCCCCGCAAAAACGAGATGTGCATACGGTTTTTCAAAGCTACGCGCTCTTCCCTCATTTGTCTGTTTTTGAAAATGTAGCGTTTGCACTGCGGTGTAAAGGGGTAGATGAAGACGAGATCGAGAAGCGAGTGCAGGAAACGCTACGCCTTGTGCAACTGGAAGCCTTTTCTGCCCGCAATATCAAACAATTAAGCGGGGGCCAGCAGCAGCGAGTTGCAATTGCCCGCGCTATTATTAATCGTCCTCAGGTCTTATTATTGGACGAACCTTTAAGTTCATTGGATTACCGCTTAAGAAAAGCAATGCAATATGAACTCAAACAACTCCAGAAAACCTTAAATATGACATTTATCTTTGTCACGCACGACCAGGAAGAAGCCCTGTCTATGTCTGATCGAATTGTAATTTTCAATCATGGACATATTGAGCAAATAGGAACGCCTAGAGAAGTGTATGAGACTCCCAAAAATTTATACGTGGCTAAATTTATTGGCGAAGCAAATATTTTTGATGTAGAAGTCTTGGAAGCCGATGACCAGACTTTAGTTACAGCGATTGAATCCATTCGTTTGCATTGCAAAAATACCCAGCATTACAAAGCAGGCGACAAACTTCATTTAATGGTGCGCCCTGAGGACATAAGGGTTTGGAGCCTATACGAAGTCAGTGAATCCAACGAAATGTTGCCGGGGAAGATTATTGATATTGTCTATAAAGGTTCCACGGTGGATTTAAAAGTTGAATTGGCTTCGGGGAAGGTAATCAATGCTTCTGAATTTTTTGATGAAGACGATGACAAGCTGGAATACTCTCTCAATGAGATCGTTTGGGTGCAATGGTTAGCCGGTTGGGAAGTATTACTGCCTTTCGAAGAAAACAACAACTGA
- a CDS encoding ABC transporter permease produces the protein MRNKSISLTIIYAWLMLFCVLPLTLVLLASFLSSNNNQLVSLPFTLANYSALLSPVFLKIFVRSLVIALLTTLSCLILAYPFSYLLVKSKQQSLLILLIIIPFWTSSLVRTYSLIAILKAKGVINSILLKFHVIDAPLSLLYSNFAVITGLIYNLLPFMVLPIFTNMERFDFRLIEAARDLGASKWAIFFRVFLPNTASGVIAGCLLVLLPSMTLFYIPNVLGGARSILLGNLIQDQFLVLANWPQGSATSIILTALLLLLLFIFRRQNKEGLH, from the coding sequence ATGAGAAATAAATCGATTTCGTTAACAATCATTTACGCTTGGCTGATGCTTTTTTGCGTCCTTCCGCTTACTTTGGTTTTACTCGCCAGCTTCTTATCGTCAAACAACAATCAACTCGTCTCCTTACCCTTTACCCTGGCCAATTACAGCGCTTTATTATCCCCCGTTTTTTTAAAAATTTTTGTTCGTTCCTTAGTCATCGCCCTATTAACCACCCTCAGTTGCCTTATTCTTGCCTATCCATTCAGTTATTTGCTGGTAAAATCCAAACAGCAATCTTTGCTTATTTTGTTAATTATCATTCCTTTTTGGACGAGCTCTTTAGTAAGAACTTATTCTTTGATTGCTATTTTGAAGGCGAAAGGAGTAATTAACAGCATCTTGCTAAAATTCCATGTGATTGACGCACCGCTTTCCTTGCTCTATTCCAATTTTGCTGTGATTACAGGGCTAATTTATAACCTTCTCCCTTTTATGGTTCTACCCATTTTTACCAATATGGAACGATTTGATTTTAGGTTGATTGAAGCAGCCAGGGATTTAGGTGCCAGCAAATGGGCTATATTCTTTCGTGTTTTTCTGCCGAACACAGCGAGCGGAGTTATAGCCGGCTGCTTATTAGTACTGCTTCCTTCCATGACTTTGTTTTACATACCCAATGTCTTGGGAGGAGCGCGCTCGATTTTACTTGGGAATCTCATCCAGGATCAGTTTCTCGTATTGGCTAATTGGCCCCAAGGCTCAGCAACCAGCATCATTTTAACGGCCCTTCTGCTGTTGTTGCTTTTTATATTTCGTCGCCAGAATAAGGAGGGACTGCATTGA
- a CDS encoding ABC transporter permease subunit: protein MKQLAQKSFLALVYLLLYFPILVLVVYSFNDAKFSLQWQGFSLQWYSELFQDRGLWSSFIHSVLLGLSASTVATTIGLLACVNLFLHRQKKQSLQAILLLLIIIPDLVLGVALLIFFNTVDIPLGFFSLLIAHITFCIPFVVLTINSRIHTLDPNIYFSALDLGASRTIALRKVLLPLLWPAVLSAFLLCFTLSFDDVIISYFVAGPDFNILPLTIYSLVRAGVTPELNALCSITILLSMILVIISHRLSGESK, encoded by the coding sequence TTGAAACAATTGGCGCAAAAAAGTTTTTTAGCTCTTGTTTACTTGCTCCTTTATTTTCCTATTTTGGTGTTGGTAGTCTATTCCTTCAATGATGCTAAATTCTCTTTGCAATGGCAGGGCTTTTCTCTCCAGTGGTATTCAGAACTGTTTCAAGATCGAGGATTGTGGTCCTCTTTCATCCATTCAGTGCTGTTGGGTTTAAGTGCTTCAACGGTTGCAACCACGATTGGCTTACTGGCTTGTGTCAATTTGTTTCTTCATCGACAGAAAAAGCAATCTCTTCAAGCCATTTTGCTGCTATTAATTATTATTCCTGATTTAGTGCTTGGCGTTGCCTTGCTTATTTTTTTCAATACCGTAGACATTCCTTTAGGTTTTTTTAGCCTGCTTATTGCTCACATCACCTTCTGTATTCCATTCGTGGTATTAACAATTAATAGTCGCATTCATACCCTTGATCCAAATATTTACTTTAGTGCTCTCGATCTGGGAGCCAGTCGTACAATTGCCCTTCGGAAAGTTCTTTTACCTTTATTATGGCCTGCGGTATTAAGTGCCTTTCTACTTTGTTTCACTTTGTCGTTTGATGATGTGATTATCAGTTATTTTGTTGCTGGACCGGACTTTAACATTTTGCCATTAACCATCTATTCCTTGGTTAGAGCAGGTGTTACACCTGAATTAAATGCCTTATGCAGTATTACCATTCTGTTATCGATGATTCTGGTGATTATTTCACATCGTTTGTCAGGGGAGTCCAAGTGA
- a CDS encoding ABC transporter substrate-binding protein yields MKRFALCILLILTGMANAQRVVNVYAWGGELPKQVIQQFEHETGIMVHFSTYDSNETMYAKLKASSRSIYDVILPSGYFVERMQRQGMLLPLDHSQLPNLINLDPNFANSEFDPGNRYSIPIIWGATGIFYDANLVNPPPNSWKELWQSKWHKQLMLLDDSREIFAIALMSLGFNPNDNNPQHIQLAFEALLKLVPNVKLFASDSIQAIMIDEDAIAGVAWNGDAVKAQAENKRIAFSYPSEGFVIWTDCLAIPQNPPHPKEAYEFINFILRPDVAAQIALIEGHAITNTKAKTLLPTTVQNNPVVYPPPELLKRGHFQRDVGEEVLALYNQYWQQFKLAF; encoded by the coding sequence GTGAAGCGCTTTGCCTTATGCATTCTGTTGATTTTAACCGGCATGGCCAATGCACAGCGCGTTGTGAATGTTTACGCCTGGGGCGGTGAATTGCCTAAACAAGTGATCCAACAATTCGAGCATGAGACAGGTATCATGGTTCATTTCTCGACTTATGACAGCAATGAAACCATGTATGCGAAGCTCAAAGCCAGCAGTCGAAGCATTTATGATGTCATTTTACCCTCAGGTTATTTTGTGGAACGCATGCAAAGGCAAGGCATGCTTTTGCCTTTGGACCACAGCCAACTCCCCAATTTGATTAATTTAGACCCAAATTTTGCCAACAGTGAGTTCGACCCCGGCAATCGGTACAGTATCCCTATCATTTGGGGCGCCACAGGTATTTTTTATGATGCGAATTTGGTCAACCCGCCGCCTAATAGTTGGAAAGAGCTTTGGCAATCAAAATGGCATAAACAGCTGATGTTGCTTGATGATTCAAGAGAAATTTTTGCAATTGCCTTAATGAGCCTTGGTTTTAATCCAAATGACAACAACCCTCAACATATCCAATTGGCTTTTGAGGCTTTATTGAAGCTCGTTCCTAATGTCAAATTATTTGCAAGCGACAGCATTCAAGCCATTATGATTGATGAGGATGCAATTGCCGGTGTAGCCTGGAATGGAGATGCAGTCAAAGCCCAGGCAGAGAATAAACGCATTGCCTTTAGCTATCCTTCAGAAGGGTTTGTAATTTGGACTGATTGCCTTGCCATCCCTCAAAATCCGCCTCATCCTAAAGAAGCTTATGAATTTATCAATTTCATTTTAAGGCCCGATGTAGCAGCCCAAATTGCTTTGATTGAAGGGCATGCCATTACCAATACCAAAGCTAAAACGCTTTTACCCACAACAGTACAAAATAATCCCGTTGTATACCCACCGCCCGAACTGTTAAAACGCGGTCATTTCCAGCGAGATGTTGGCGAAGAGGTTTTGGCACTCTATAACCAATATTGGCAGCAATTTAAGCTAGCATTTTAG
- a CDS encoding O-antigen ligase family protein, whose protein sequence is MEILLQLSKKFPLQSWVSLLLAATLLALPLSSTGKSIAAVLSVITIIMIPEFRRDLRFVLFEKWSLAALALFSIAVLACLWSPADWGDKGFVIEKYSKLLYLPILAVGFQDAKTRQLALYAFLLAVTITCMLSILKFHGFLSFFQFNPDRVFRNHIMTGFMVAFGTYLSFLFAYRHSGYSRYGYVLLGLLFSYQELFVNGGRTGYVLYFLMMGLLIVQLCSLKQAIVASLLVITVFAGSYSLSPVMKGRVNALVLQIKAYQQNQKDSDIGFRLQFHDYAHQLFNRHPLFGNGTASFTYFYAKEAPVPGWFWKLWEPHSQYWLIAAEFGLLGITGLFLLFFSLIRASFQLNQMRVIAFAMLLPFMIGNLSDSLLFYSGSGYFFLLFMALCLGEKVELDKNKRLDNRPSFRL, encoded by the coding sequence ATGGAAATTTTGTTGCAGTTGTCTAAAAAATTCCCATTACAAAGCTGGGTTTCCCTGCTGCTTGCAGCTACATTGCTTGCTTTACCATTAAGTTCCACCGGTAAAAGTATTGCGGCGGTATTATCCGTCATAACGATTATTATGATCCCTGAATTTCGTAGGGACTTGCGTTTTGTTCTTTTTGAAAAATGGTCATTAGCCGCTTTGGCATTATTCAGCATTGCAGTGCTTGCTTGTCTTTGGAGTCCTGCTGATTGGGGTGATAAGGGTTTTGTAATCGAAAAATACAGCAAATTGCTGTACTTGCCCATTTTAGCTGTGGGCTTTCAGGATGCAAAAACAAGACAATTGGCTTTGTATGCCTTTCTTCTTGCTGTAACCATCACCTGTATGTTGTCCATACTTAAATTTCACGGTTTTTTGTCCTTTTTCCAATTTAATCCAGATCGCGTATTTCGCAATCATATTATGACTGGGTTTATGGTAGCTTTTGGCACTTACTTGTCCTTTCTTTTTGCTTATCGCCATTCTGGTTATTCTCGTTATGGCTATGTATTACTGGGTCTTCTTTTCAGCTATCAAGAATTATTTGTTAACGGTGGGCGCACGGGTTATGTGCTTTATTTTTTAATGATGGGATTATTAATCGTTCAACTGTGCTCATTAAAACAGGCCATTGTTGCTTCACTGTTGGTGATCACTGTATTTGCAGGGAGTTATAGCCTAAGTCCTGTGATGAAAGGACGGGTGAATGCTTTGGTGCTGCAAATTAAAGCTTATCAACAGAATCAAAAAGATTCCGACATTGGTTTTCGTTTGCAATTCCATGATTATGCACACCAGCTGTTTAATCGTCATCCCTTGTTTGGCAATGGCACAGCCAGTTTTACTTATTTCTATGCGAAAGAGGCGCCTGTACCGGGTTGGTTTTGGAAGCTTTGGGAGCCCCATAGTCAATATTGGCTCATCGCAGCTGAATTTGGCTTGTTAGGCATTACAGGCTTATTTCTCCTGTTTTTTTCATTAATCAGAGCCAGTTTTCAACTTAATCAAATGAGAGTTATAGCTTTTGCAATGCTTTTACCCTTTATGATTGGTAACCTATCTGATTCACTGCTATTTTATTCAGGCTCTGGCTATTTTTTCCTATTGTTCATGGCGCTTTGCTTGGGGGAAAAGGTGGAGTTGGATAAAAACAAGCGCCTGGATAATCGACCGTCTTTTCGTCTTTGA
- a CDS encoding glycosyltransferase family 2 protein, with protein sequence MLSVIIIAKNEEANIRRCLDSVKWADEIIVLDSGSSDMTVAIAKEYTDKVYCTDWQGYGVQKQRALNYARGDWVLNLDADESVCQSLQAAIVQAIQSDEADAYRIPICMNFYGKPLRFSSSPKRHVRLFKRSGARYSDDIVHEKIVLPAHARIKQFRIAIQHHSFRDVSHALYKLNKYSSYSAKIRIEQQKKNNFLKILGSSSWMFFRCYFLQRGFLDGKAGFLFAVINAQGAFYRGIKQHYHDMDVSRLPNVLRKD encoded by the coding sequence ATGCTTAGTGTTATTATCATTGCTAAAAATGAGGAAGCCAATATTCGACGTTGCCTAGATTCTGTTAAATGGGCTGATGAAATTATTGTCTTGGATTCCGGAAGCAGCGATATGACTGTAGCCATTGCCAAAGAGTACACCGATAAAGTTTACTGCACAGATTGGCAAGGATATGGGGTTCAAAAGCAGCGTGCTTTAAATTATGCCAGAGGTGATTGGGTGCTGAACCTGGATGCGGACGAGTCGGTATGCCAATCATTGCAGGCAGCTATAGTCCAGGCAATTCAGAGCGATGAAGCGGATGCTTATCGAATTCCCATCTGTATGAATTTTTATGGCAAGCCATTACGTTTCTCTTCTAGCCCTAAGCGTCATGTGCGCCTATTTAAACGTTCAGGTGCACGCTACAGTGATGACATTGTGCATGAAAAAATCGTGCTGCCGGCGCATGCACGTATTAAACAATTTCGTATTGCTATCCAGCATCATTCTTTCCGTGATGTAAGCCACGCACTCTATAAATTAAATAAATATTCATCCTATAGTGCCAAAATCAGAATTGAACAACAGAAAAAAAACAATTTCCTTAAAATTCTCGGCTCCAGCAGCTGGATGTTTTTTCGCTGCTATTTTCTCCAAAGGGGCTTTTTAGATGGTAAGGCCGGTTTTTTATTTGCTGTCATAAATGCTCAAGGTGCTTTTTATCGTGGAATAAAACAGCATTACCACGATATGGATGTCAGTCGATTACCAAATGTATTGAGGAAGGATTAA
- the clpA gene encoding ATP-dependent Clp protease ATP-binding subunit ClpA has translation MLNKELEFTLNLAFKEAKEKRHEFMTVEHLLLSLLDNPAAGNVLQACDANIEALRRDLTEFIDETTPRIPEDEIDRETQPTLGFQRVLQRAVFHVQSAGKTEVTGANVLAAIFSEQESQAVYFLRRENITRLDVINYISHGVSKYHNDMSDSMNSMDEDSMGNEGNESPLESYCMNLNKRARLGKIDPLIGRHEEIQRTIQVLCRRRKNNPLLVGEAGVGKTAIAEGLARRIVDGEVPEAIHNCVVYSLDLGALLAGTKYRGDFEKRLKAVLKQLSQQDGAVLFIDEIHTIIGAGAASGGVMDASNLIKPLLANGELKCIGSTTYQEYRGIFEKDRALARRFQKIDIKEPSIDETFEILKGLKGRLEEHHGVKFSIPALKAAAELSAKYINDRFLPDKAIDVVDEAGAYQNLLTANKRKKIISVTEIESVVAKIARIPVKKVSARDKDTLRNLERDLKLLVYGQDAAITALASAIKLARSGLREPQKPVGCFLFAGPTGVGKTEVTKQLANVLGIELLRFDMSEYMEKHTVSRLIGAPPGYVGYDQGGLLTEAVTKNPHAVLLLDEIEKAHPDVFNLLLQIMDHGTLTDTNGRQADFRHVILVMTSNAGATEISRNSIGFSLQDNSNDGLEVIKRQFSPEFRNRLDAIINFAPLDTATIGLVVDKFIMELDEQLSNKGVTFKVDPAARDWLIEHGYDKAMGARPMARLIQENVKKPLADELLFGKLANGGHVTLRVKDGKLHFDSHDHREGVC, from the coding sequence ATGTTAAATAAAGAACTTGAATTCACCTTAAATCTGGCCTTTAAGGAAGCAAAAGAAAAACGTCATGAATTTATGACGGTAGAACATTTGCTACTATCATTGCTTGATAATCCAGCCGCTGGGAATGTCCTACAGGCTTGTGACGCCAATATTGAAGCTTTACGCCGCGATTTAACCGAGTTTATTGATGAGACAACCCCAAGAATTCCTGAGGACGAAATAGATAGGGAGACGCAACCTACCTTGGGTTTTCAGCGAGTTTTACAGCGTGCTGTGTTTCACGTTCAATCTGCCGGGAAAACCGAAGTTACCGGCGCAAATGTGTTAGCGGCTATTTTTAGTGAGCAAGAAAGTCAAGCCGTGTATTTTCTGCGTCGTGAAAACATTACCCGTTTGGATGTAATAAACTATATCTCCCATGGTGTATCCAAATATCACAACGATATGAGCGATAGCATGAATTCCATGGATGAAGACTCAATGGGCAATGAAGGAAATGAATCCCCGCTTGAAAGCTACTGCATGAATTTAAACAAACGTGCAAGATTAGGCAAAATTGATCCTTTGATTGGTCGTCATGAAGAAATCCAACGAACAATCCAGGTCTTATGCCGTCGAAGAAAGAATAATCCGCTGCTGGTGGGTGAGGCAGGTGTGGGTAAAACTGCCATTGCCGAGGGTTTGGCAAGACGCATTGTTGATGGCGAGGTTCCGGAAGCAATACATAACTGCGTTGTGTATTCTCTTGATTTGGGTGCACTTTTGGCGGGCACAAAATATCGTGGGGATTTTGAAAAACGCCTGAAAGCAGTGCTGAAACAATTGTCACAACAAGATGGTGCTGTTCTCTTCATCGATGAAATTCACACCATTATAGGAGCTGGGGCTGCCTCAGGCGGTGTAATGGATGCTTCTAATCTAATTAAACCGCTGCTTGCCAACGGTGAGCTGAAATGCATCGGTTCTACTACTTATCAAGAGTACCGTGGCATCTTTGAAAAAGACAGGGCACTGGCACGCCGTTTCCAAAAAATTGACATTAAAGAACCGAGCATTGATGAAACCTTTGAAATACTTAAAGGCCTTAAAGGTCGTTTAGAAGAACATCATGGGGTAAAATTCTCGATTCCTGCATTAAAAGCTGCAGCAGAACTGTCTGCCAAATACATCAATGATCGCTTCTTGCCCGATAAGGCTATTGATGTCGTTGATGAAGCAGGTGCCTATCAAAATCTACTTACTGCTAATAAGCGCAAGAAAATTATTAGCGTGACTGAAATTGAGAGCGTTGTGGCTAAAATTGCCCGTATCCCGGTTAAGAAGGTATCTGCAAGAGATAAAGACACTCTTCGCAATCTCGAGCGTGATTTAAAACTGTTGGTGTATGGACAAGATGCTGCCATTACAGCGCTGGCTTCTGCAATCAAATTAGCCCGCTCAGGTTTAAGAGAACCTCAAAAGCCAGTCGGTTGCTTCCTGTTTGCAGGTCCTACCGGAGTAGGTAAAACCGAGGTTACAAAACAGTTAGCCAATGTTCTTGGCATTGAATTGCTTCGTTTTGATATGTCTGAATACATGGAAAAACACACTGTATCTCGTTTGATTGGCGCCCCTCCCGGCTATGTGGGTTATGACCAAGGAGGATTGTTGACCGAGGCGGTGACGAAAAACCCCCATGCTGTTTTGCTGTTGGATGAAATTGAAAAGGCGCACCCTGATGTATTTAATCTGCTTCTGCAGATTATGGATCACGGCACCCTAACGGATACCAATGGGCGTCAGGCTGACTTTAGGCACGTTATTCTGGTGATGACTTCGAATGCTGGTGCTACTGAAATCAGCAGGAATTCAATTGGATTCTCCTTACAGGATAACAGCAATGATGGCCTGGAGGTCATTAAGCGGCAGTTTAGTCCGGAATTTAGGAACCGATTGGATGCGATCATTAATTTTGCACCATTGGATACAGCTACCATTGGTTTGGTGGTCGATAAATTTATTATGGAGCTCGATGAACAATTAAGTAATAAGGGTGTGACCTTTAAAGTAGACCCAGCCGCCCGAGATTGGCTCATCGAACATGGTTATGATAAAGCAATGGGGGCGCGACCCATGGCTAGATTGATTCAAGAAAACGTCAAAAAACCGCTGGCTGACGAGTTACTTTTTGGAAAGCTTGCCAATGGCGGTCATGTTACCTTGAGAGTAAAAGACGGCAAACTCCATTTCGACAGCCATGATCATAGGGAAGGTGTTTGCTAA